The following are encoded together in the Lathyrus oleraceus cultivar Zhongwan6 chromosome 3, CAAS_Psat_ZW6_1.0, whole genome shotgun sequence genome:
- the LOC127126126 gene encoding sulfate transporter 3.1 isoform X2 produces the protein MGNGDYDSYSSGMNVESVHRVAIPPPQPFFESLKYSMKETLFPDDPLRKFKNQPASKKLVLALQHFLPILEWGPKYTLPFLKSDLIAGITIASLAIPQGISYAKLANLPPILGLYSSFIPPLIYAMMGSSRDLAVGTVAVGSLLMASMLGREVSPTENPTLFLHLAFTATFFAGLLQLSLGLFRLGFIVDFLSHAAIVGFMGGAATVVCLQQLKSILGLEKFTHKADVVSVMNSVFSQTHESKRQPKFFWVSAMAPLTSVILGSILVYLTHAEKHGVQVIGNLKKGLNPPSATDLVFVSPYMGTAIKTGLITGIIALAEGIAVGRSFAMFKNYHIDGNKEMIAIGTMNIFGSLTSCYLTTGPFSRSAVNYNAGCKTAASNIVMSIAVMLTLLFLTPLFHYTPLVVLSAIIVSAMLGLIDYQAAIHLWKIDKFDFLVCFSAYIGVVFGSVEIGLVLAVAISVLRVLLFIARPRTFVLGNIPNSSAYRNVEHYPNAHHVPGILILEIDAPIYFANASYLRERITRWINEEEEKIKGAGSTSLQYVIVDMTAVANIDTSGISMLEEFKKSVDRTGLQLVLVNPGSEVTKKLNKSKFLDEIGHKWVYVTVEEAVGVCSSFMLHTQKANPMKDESEGLNNV, from the exons ATGGGTAATGGTGACTATGATTCTTACTCTTCTGGTATGAACGTTGAGAGTGTTCACCGTGTGGCTATTCCGCCACCGCAACCGTTTTTCGAGTCTCTGAAATATTCTATGAAAGAGACTTTATTCCCGGATGATCCATTGAGAAAGTTCAAGAACCAACCAGCTTCTAAGAAGCTTGTGCTGGCTCTTCAACACTTTCTGCCCATTTTGGAGTGGGGTCCAAAATATACTCTTCCGTTCTTGAAGTCAGATCTTATTGCCGGGATCACCATTGCTAGTTTGGCTATTCCTCAAGGGATTAGTTATGCTAAGCTTGCGAATCTTCCTCCGATTCTTGGACTTT ATTCAAGCTTTATACCTCCGTTGATCTATGCGATGATGGGTAGCTCGAGGGATTTGGCGGTGGGAACTGTGGCGGTTGGATCGCTTCTGATGGCGTCGATGTTGGGTCGTGAAGTTAGTCCGACCGAGAATCCGACGCTGTTTCTTCACCTTGCTTTCACTGCTACATTCTTTGCAGGACTTCTACAATTATCACTGGGCCTCTTTAG GTTAGGTTTTATTGTGGATTTTCTATCACATGCAGCGATAGTAGGGTTCATGGGAGGAGCAGCTACAGTAGTTTGTCTCCAACAGCTAAAATCGATTTTAGGACTTGaaaaattcacacataaagcTGATGTTGTGTCAGTTATGAACTCTGTTTTTAGCCAAACTCACGAG AGCAAACGACAACCCAAGTTCTTTTGGGTGTCAGCCATGGCGCCACTCACGTCGGTGATATTGGGAAGTATATTGGTTTATCTAACTCACGCTGAGAAACACGGCGTCCAAGTG ATAGGAAACTTGAAGAAGGGGCTAAATCCACCTTCAGCAACAGATTTAGTGTTTGTGTCACCTTATATGGGCACAGCCATCAAAACTGGACTCATCACTGGTATAATAGCTCTTGCA GAAGGAATAGCAGTAGGAAGAAGCTTTGCAATGTTCAAGAATTACCATATTGATGGCAATAAAGAAATGATAGCTATTGGCACCATGAATATTTTTGGCTCACTAACCTCTTGCTACCTCACAACAG GACCGTTTTCTCGTTCGGCTGTGAATTACAATGCTGGTTGCAAAACTGCTGCATCAAACATTGTAATGTCAATAGCAGTGATGTTGACATTGTTATTCCTAACACCTTTGTTCCATTACACACCTCTAGTGGTGTTATCCGCCATAATCGTATCTGCAATGCTTGGACTCATAGATTATCAAGCCGCAATCCATTTGTGGAAAATCGATAAATTTGATTTTCTAGTATGTTTCAGTGCGTATATTGGAGTTGTCTTTGGCAGTGTTGAAATTGGCTTAGTACTAGCA GTTGCAATATCTGTACTCAGAGTACTTTTATTTATAGCAAGGCCTAGAACATTTGTTTTAGGAAACATTCCGAATTCATCGGCATACAGAAACGTAGAACATTATCCAAATGCACATCATGTTCCTGGAATACTAATTCTTGAAATTGACGCGCCGATTTACTTTGCAAATGCAAGCTATTTAAGAGAGAG GATTACAAGGTGGATTAATGAAGAGGAAGAGAAAATCAAAGGTGCAGGAAGTACTAGTTTGCAGTATGTTATAGTGGATATGACAG CTGTTGCGAACATTGATACAAGTGGAATAAGCATGCTTGAAGAGTTCAAGAAGTCGGTTGACAGAACAGGACTACAA CTCGTTTTGGTCAATCCGGGAAGCGAGGTGACGAAGAAGCTGAACAAATCAAAGTTCCTAGATGAAATAGGACACAAATGGGTTTATGTGACAGTTGAAGAGGCTGTTGGAGTATGCAGCAGCTTCATGCTTCATACACAAAAGGCTAACCCCATGAAAGATGAATCAGAAGGTTTGAATAATGTGTGA
- the LOC127126127 gene encoding protein NETWORKED 1D — protein sequence MTSLSRSDSNKKYSWWWDSHISPKNSKWLQENLTDMDVKVKQMIKLIEEDADSFARRAEMYYKKRPELMKLVEEFYRAYRALAERYDHATGVIRQAHRTMAEAFPNQVPPVSADDLHAVSSMEIGQPRTPDSTCHSHAFSDSDELQKGDSTHETDIAMSRKGLKQLNDLFMTGESVSHIKFAEGRARRGLNFHDTQETNGVNNGSHENNLLSDSDRMTRTETEILALKISLAKLESEKEDGLIQYQQSLERLSNLESEVSRAREISQGLDDRASKAEAEVQTLKETLDELQSERENNLLQYQQCLDKISTLEKNISSAQKDIGEFNERATRAETEAESLKADLARLVAQKEAVLFQYNQTLETLSKLEEKLVQADENARRTNEQASIAKNEIEDMRLEIGKLTKEKEDAALRYQECLEIISSLEHKLSCAQEEVHELNCKINDGAQKLHVSEQKCVLMETSNHTLQSELQSLAQKMGSQSEELSEKQKELGRFWTCIQEERMRFIEAETAFQTLQNVHSQSQEELKSLAAELHNKVEILETMESRKQALEDEVHEAKEENKVLNDLKLSSSLSMNNLQDEMLNLRETIKKLELEVGLRVDERNALQQEIYCLKEELNDVNKRYESTVEEVRSTGLDPQCFSLYVKVLQNENSKLKETSESEKVENAALNKKLEIMERLLEKNANLENSLSDLNAELESVRGMVKVLEETCESLLAEKSTLAAEKATLFYQLQTTAEKLEKLSKKYHILENSLFDVNAELEGLRVKSAILEETCLSLDHEKSSLASEKETVDSQLNMTRQTLKILEKQHSELELQHLELKAERESALQKVEDLLVSLYAEREEHSRIVQLNEGHLVEREFQIHILQEDANYQKKESEEELDRNLRTQIEIFILHECIRESEKNNFSLLVERQRLLEASNMSDRLISKLENDNVQKQVDANLLSEKINVLRIALLQVLKTLDSNSEHLPEDNVKEDQKLLNNILDKLEEKENSFVDVFRENQQMTIENSVLVTFLSQMKLKAENIATEREALDGELRIQSKQYMALQEEVQKTLEKNQALKLTISRGEEKMEVMTTENLMALTELNKELDKLVSVNTNLEERLKVVMGKSEDVQMENSYLKESFVVLNTELKLVESVNDKLNCQIRNDKELLSQKENDILEAAEMFSALQEEKKALQILVVDLKSKYEEAMAILEDQGSQILKLSSDKDHQIEEHEFLCEVNKKLEEEMRHLHQELRETKLMEKKLSYENEQWESQSATFYTGMQISTVNETFFEGKVRELADACENLEYRCSSNVMESEKLKERVDNMEDENKKLRVQLAAYVPAVSGLNDCITSLEMQTHGQAKPNDIKESKVKKLVNIKYAEGDPRTSEDPTATETDALPDFQDMQKRVNAIEMAIRQMNESFKPKDEMREIQVLKSGISWLQGNAQAKKHSTQMDEAKEHQYGAVYGHKTRKSSQDIPVTEIEVLPKDIMLDHTSECSSYGISRRGAHKSDEQMLELWETADQDGIIGVTVGKAQKETAPIGYQQRRLSKESKKKYPSVESLIEKELSVDKLEISRTQTRPLLLEGNKRKVLERLDSDAQKLMNLEITVQDLINKMGIIEKSTTGKGVEYDDVKGHLEAAQEAITKLFDANRRLLKNVEEGTSSFSGKSTTVSDESGSSRRVSEQARRGSEKIGRLQLEVQRLQFLLLKLNDDKEGKGKAMIDDQNPRVLLRDYLYGGTKKSYYKRKKKASFCGCIQPPTKGD from the exons ATGACTTCTCTGTCTCGTAGTGATTCTAATAAAAAATATTCATGGTGGTGGGACAGTCACATAAGCCCCAAGAACTCAAAATGGCTCCAAGAAAATCTCACAG ATATGGATGTCAAGGTGAAGCAAATGATAAAGCTTATCGAAGAAGACGCGGATTCCTTTGCCAGAAGGGCAGAAATGTATTACAAGAAGCGTCCAGAGCTTATGAAGTTGGTTGAAGAGTTTTACCGAGCATATCGAGCATTGGCTGAGAGATATGATCATGCGACTGGAGTGATACGTCAGGCCCATCGTACGATGGCTGAGGCTTTTCCAAATCAAGTCCCACCGGTATCAGCAGACGATTTACATGCCGTTTCTTCCATGGAGATTGGGCAGCCGCGTACACCAGATTCTACCTGCCACTCACATGCATTTTCTGACTCGGATGAATTGCAAAAGGGTGATTCTACTCATGAAACAGATATTGCAATGAGCAGAAAGGGTTTGAAACAGCTTAATGATCTCTTCATGACAGGAGAATCAGTAAGTCATATAAAATTTGCCGAAGGACGTGCTAGAAGGGGGCTTAATTTTCATGACACACAGGAGACTAATGGAGTAAACAATGGAAGCCATGAGAATAATCTCTTATCGGATTCCGACCGGATGACCAGAACCGAGACAGAAATTTTGGCATTAAAGATAAGCCTTGCTAAACTGGAAAGTGAAAAGGAAGACGGCTTGATTCAGTATCAGCAGAGTCTGGAGAGATTATCTAATCTGGAATCAGAAGTGTCTCGTGCAAGAGAGATTTCTCAAGGACTTGATGACCGAGCCAGCAAAGCCGAAGCCGAAGTTCAAACCTTGAAAGAAACCCTCGATGAATTGCAGTCTGAACGAGAAAATAATCTTCTTCAGTACCAGCAGTGCTTAGACAAAATATCTACTCTGGAGAAAAATATTTCTTCCGCTCAAAAGGATATAGGAGAATTTAACGAACGGGCTACCAGAGCTGAAACTGAAGCCGAATCCTTAAAGGCTGACCTTGCTAGATTAGTTGCTCAAAAGGAAGCTGTCCTTTTTCAGTATAACCAGACCTTGGAAACATTGTCAAAACTAGAGGAGAAATTAGTGCAAGCCGATGAGAATGCAAGGAGAACTAATGAGCAAGCGAGTATAGCTAAAAATGAAATTGAGGACATGAGATTAGAAATTGGTAAACTTACCAAAGAGAAAGAGGATGCGGCTCTTCGTTATCAGGAATGCTTGGAGATAATTTCTAGTTTGGAGCATAAACTCTCTTGTGCCCAAGAGGAGGTACATGAGCTAAATTGCAAGATAAATGATGGAGCTCAAAAGTTACATGTTTCGGAGCAGAAGTGTGTTCTCATGGAAACATCAAATCACACTCTACAATCTGAATTGCAGTCTTTGGCACAGAAGATGGGGTCTCAAAGTGAAGAACTTAGTGAGAAGCAGAAGGAATTGGGTAGATTTTGGACTTGCATACAAGAGGAGAGGATGCGATTCATTGAGGCTGAAACTGCTTTCCAAACTCTTCAGAATGTGCATTCTCAATCTCAGGAAGAACTTAAATCTCTTGCAGCCGAGCTTCATAATAAGGTTGAAATTCTCGAGACAATGGAATCACGTAAGCAGGCTTTAGAGGACGAAGTACACGAGGCCAAGGAGGAAAACAAAGTTCTAAATGATCTCAAACTGTCTTCATCTTTGTCTATGAATAATTTGCAGGATGAGATGTTAAATCTCAGGGAAACAATAAAGAAACTCGAACTTGAGGTTGGATTGCGAGTAGATGAAAGAAACGCTCTTCAGCAGGAAATTTACTGTCTTAAAGAGGAGCTGAATGATGTGAACAAAAGATACGAATCCACGGTGGAGGAGGTCAGATCAACCGGCTTAGACCCACAATGCTTTTCCTTATATGTGAAGGTATTGCAAAATGAAAACTCAAAGCTGAAGGAAACAAGCGAGTCTGAAAAAGTTGAAAACGCAGCTCTTAACAAGAAACTGGAGATCATGGAGAGGCTTCTGGAGAAAAATGCTAATTTGGAGAATTCCCTTTCAGATTTGAATGCCGAGCTAGAGAGTGTCAGAGGAATGGTAAAGGTATTGGAAGAAACTTGTGAATCCTTGCTCGCGGAGAAATCTACCCTTGCTGCTGAGAAGGCAACCCTGTTTTATCAGTTGCAAACCACAGCTGAAAAGCTGGAAAAGCTTTCAAAAAAATATCACATTTTAGAAAATTCACTATTTGATGTGAATGCCGAGCTTGAAGGATTAAGGGTAAAGTCAGCGATTTTGGAAGAGACTTGCCTCTCACTTGACCATGAGAAGTCTAGTCTCGCCTCTGAGAAAGAAACCGTAGATTCACAATTGAACATGACTCGTCAAACACTTAAAATTCTTGAGAAACAACATAGTGAGTTGGAACTGCAACATTTGGAATTAAAAGCAGAAAGGGAGTCTGCACTTCAAAAGGTGGAAGATCTACTGGTTTCATTATATGCTGAAAGGGAAGAACATTCTAGAATCGTGCAATTGAATGAAGGCCACTTGGTTGAGAGGGAATTTCAAATTCATATTCTACAAGAAGATGCAAATTACCAGAAAAAGGAATCTGAAGAGGAACTGGACAGAAATCTACGCACTCAAATAGAAATTTTCATCTTGCATGAATGTATTCGTGAATCGGAGAAAAATAATTTTTCCCTTCTAGTTGAGCGTCAGAGACTCTTGGAGGCATCCAACATGTCTGACAGATTGATATCTAAATTGGAGAATGACAATGTTCAAAAGCAAGTTGATGCAAATTTGTTGTCTGAGAAAATTAACGTGCTAAGGATTGCGCTGCTTCAGGTGTTAAAAACTCTTGACAGTAACAGTGAGCATTTGCCTGAAGATAATGTTAAAGAAGACCAGAAGCTTCTGAACAACATACTCGACaaacttgaggagaaagaaaATTCTTTTGTCGATGTTTTTCGTGAAAACCAGCAAATGACCATTGAGAATTCAGTTCTTGTTACATTCCTTAGCCAGATGAAATTAAAGGCCGAAAATATTGCAACAGAAAGAGAAGCTCTTGATGGGGAGTTGAGGATCCAGTCTAAGCAATACATGGCATTGCAAGAAGAGGTACAAAAGACGCTAGAGAAGAATCAGGCATTGAAGTTAACAATAAGCAGAGGAGAAGAGAAAATGGAAGTAATGACAACTGAAAACTTGATGGCACTTACTGAACTAAACAAAGAACTGGATAAACTTGTTTCAGTAAATACCAACCTTGAAGAGAGATTGAAAGTAGTGATGGGAAAATCAGAAGATGTGCAAATGGAAAACTCATATCTTAAGGAGTCATTTGTAGTGTTGAACACTGAATTAAAATTAGTTGAATCTGTCAATGATAAGTTAAATTGTCAGATTAGGAATGATAAGGAATTATTGTCTCAAAAGGAAAACGATATTTTGGAAGCAGCAGAGATGTTTAGTGCTTTACAGGAAGAGAAAAAAGCATTGCAAATACTGGTGGTAGATCTGAAGAGTAAGTACGAAGAGGCGATGGCGATACTTGAAGACCAAGGCAGTCAAATTTTAAAACTATCCTCAGACAAGGATCATCAAATTGAAGAGCATGAATTCCTTTGTGAAGTGAATAAGAAGTTGGAGGAAGAAATGAGGCATCTGCATCAAGAACTCAGAGAAACTAAACTGATGGAAAAAAAGCTAAGTTATGAGAATGAACAATGGGAATCTCAGTCTGCTACATTCTATACTGGAATGCAGATTTCTACTGTCAATGAGACATTCTTTGAAGGGAAGGTTCGTGAGCTAGCGGATGCGTGTGAGAATCTTGAATACAGATGCAGCTCCAACGTTATGGAAAGTGAAAAGCTGAAAGAAAGAGTCGACAACATGGAAGATGAAAACAAGAAATTAAGGGTCCAATTGGCTGCTTATGTCCCAGCTGTCAGTGGTTTGAATGATTGTATAACATCCTTGGAGATGCAGACGCATGGTCAAGCAAAACCTAATGACATCAAAGAATCAAAG GTTAAAAAGTTGGTAAATATAAAATACGCTGAAGGCGATCCACGAACAAGTGAAGATCCAACTGCTACGGAAACAGATGCACTTCCAGACTTCCAAGACATGCAGAAAAGGGTTAATGCAATTGAAATGGCTATAAGACAGATGAATGAAAGTTTCAAACCTAAGGATGAAATGAGAGAGATTCAAGTTTTAAAATCAGGAATCAGCTGGCTCCAAGGAAATGCTCAAGCAAAAAAGCATTCTACTCAAATGGATGAAGCCAAGGAGCATCAGTATGGAGCTGTTTATGGACATAAGACGAGAAAGTCATCGCAAGATATTCCTGTAACAGAAATCGAAGTTCTTCCGAAAGACATCATGCTTGATCATACATCTGAATGTTCATCGTATGGGATTAGTAGGAGAGGAGCTCATAAGTCTGATGAGCAGATGCTTGAATTGTGGGAAACTGCTGATCAAGATGGCATTATTGGCGTGACAGTTGGCAAGGCACAGAAGGAAACTGCACCTATTGGATACCAACAAAGGAGACTATCCAAGGAATCCAAAAAAAAGTATCCTTCGGTAGAGTCCTTGATTGAAAAGGAATTGAGTGTAGACAAATTAGAGATCTCAAGAACACAGACGCGGCCGCTGCTGCTTGAAGGCAATAAGAGAAAGGTTTTAGAAAGACTTGATTCAGATGCTCAAAAGCTGATGAACCTCGAAATCACCGTACAAGATTTGATAAACAAGATGGGCATTATTGAGAAGAGCACAACGGGAAAAGGTGTTGAGTACGATGATGTGAAAGGACATCTTGAAGCTGCTCAAGAGGCCATCACAAAGCTGTTTGATGCCAACCGCAGGTTGCTGAAGAATGTAGAAGAAGGAACTTCGTCCTTTTCTGGGAAGTCTACAACAGTGTCAGATGAGAGTGGAAGTAGCAGAAGAGTTTCAGAACAGGCTCGAAGAGGATCTGAAAAAATAGGACGGCTACAATTGGAGGTGCAAAGGCTTCAATTTTTACTTCTAAAATTGAATGATGACAAAGAAGGCAAAGGAAAAGCAATGATTGATGATCAAAATCCAAGAGTCCTTTTGCGAGATTATCTCTATGGTGGGACAAAGAAGAGCTACTACAAGAGGAAGAAGAAAGCCTCCTTTTGCGGATGCATACAACCTCCAACTAAGGGAGATTGA
- the LOC127126128 gene encoding protein ANTAGONIST OF LIKE HETEROCHROMATIN PROTEIN 1, producing the protein MAPLHKKSKKKPKQVSLVVPVEPKPNEIDWWQSFWHKNSTAPGYSVPNDEAQGFKYFFRVSKTTFDYICSLVREDLISRPPSGLINIEGRLLSVEKQVAIALRRLASGESQVSVGASFGVGQSTVSQVTWRFIEALEERATRHLSWPDFDRMQEIKFGFEASCGLPNCCGAIDATHVMMTLPAVQTSDDWCDQEKNYSMLLQGIVDHEMRFIDIVTGLPGGMTFSRLLKCSSFFKLSQNGERLNGNVTTLDGDVMREYVVGGYSYPLLPWLMTPYETNGISDSQFTFNSKHEAARLLAVRAFSLLKGSWRILSKVMWRPDKRKLPSIILTCCLLHNIVIDCRDTIHLDVASSGHHDSGYREQYCKQVDPSGKTVRENLAKHLQYGVQLNANGTSAVHHI; encoded by the exons ATGGCACCCCTTCACAAGAAATCAAAGAAGAAACCCAAACAAGTGAGCCTGGTGGTCCCTGTTGAACCCAAACCCAATGAAATTGATTGGTGGCAATCTTTCTGGCACAAAAATTCCACTGCCCCAG GATACTCAGTACCTAATGATGAGGCACAAGGGTTTAAGTATTTCTTTAGAGTTTCAAAGACTACATTTGATTACATATGTTCTCTTGTAAGGGAGGATCTCATTTCGAGGCCGCCGTCGGGTCTTATCAATATCGAGGGAAGGCTTCTTAGTGTTGAGAAGCAGGTTGCTATTGCTCTCAGAAGGTTAGCATCTGGTGAATCTCAGGTCTCGGTTGGAGCTTCTTTTGGAGTCGGTCAGTCGACGGTTTCTCAGGTGACTTGGAGATTCATTGAAGCGCTCGAGGAACGTGCTACACGTCATCTCAGTTGGCCGGATTTTGATAGAATGCAGGAAATCAAGTTCGGTTTCGAAGCGTCTTGTGGTTTGCCTAATTGCTGTGGTGCCATTGATGCAACGCATGTCATGATGACACTTCCGGCAGTTCAAACCTCGGATGATTGGTGTGATCAAGAAAAGAATTACAGCATGTTGTTACAAGGAATTGTTGATCATGAAATGAGGTTCATTGATATCGTGACAGGTTTGCCTGGTGGCATGACGTTTTCAAGATTATTGAAGTGTTCGTCGTTTTTCAAACTCTCGCAAAATGGAGAGCGTTTGAATGGAAATGTAACAACTTTAGATGGAGATGTGATGAGAGAATATGTAGTTGGTGGGTACAGTTATCCGCTTCTTCCGTGGCTTATGACACCTTATGAAACTAATGGCATATCAGATTCACAGTTCACTTTTAATAGCAAACATGAAGCTGCAAGACTACTTGCAGTGAGGGCATTTTCGTTGTTGAAGGGAAGTTGGAGGATCCTTAGTAAGGTTATGTGGAGACCGGATAAGAGGAAATTGCCAAGCATTATCTTGACTTGTTGTTTGCTTCATAATATAGTTATTGATTGCAGAGACACCATACATCTAGATGTTGCGTCGTCTGGTCATCATGATTCAGGATACCGAGAACAGTATTGCAAGCAAGTTGATCCTTCAGGAAAGACCGTACGAGAAAATTTGGCCAAACATTTACAATATGGAGTGCAATTAAATGCTAATGGTACTTCTGCTGTTCATCATATTTAG
- the LOC127126126 gene encoding sulfate transporter 3.1 isoform X1, which yields MGNGDYDSYSSGMNVESVHRVAIPPPQPFFESLKYSMKETLFPDDPLRKFKNQPASKKLVLALQHFLPILEWGPKYTLPFLKSDLIAGITIASLAIPQGISYAKLANLPPILGLYSSFIPPLIYAMMGSSRDLAVGTVAVGSLLMASMLGREVSPTENPTLFLHLAFTATFFAGLLQLSLGLFRLGFIVDFLSHAAIVGFMGGAATVVCLQQLKSILGLEKFTHKADVVSVMNSVFSQTHEWRWESAVLGCCFIFFLLVTRYFSKRQPKFFWVSAMAPLTSVILGSILVYLTHAEKHGVQVIGNLKKGLNPPSATDLVFVSPYMGTAIKTGLITGIIALAEGIAVGRSFAMFKNYHIDGNKEMIAIGTMNIFGSLTSCYLTTGPFSRSAVNYNAGCKTAASNIVMSIAVMLTLLFLTPLFHYTPLVVLSAIIVSAMLGLIDYQAAIHLWKIDKFDFLVCFSAYIGVVFGSVEIGLVLAVAISVLRVLLFIARPRTFVLGNIPNSSAYRNVEHYPNAHHVPGILILEIDAPIYFANASYLRERITRWINEEEEKIKGAGSTSLQYVIVDMTAVANIDTSGISMLEEFKKSVDRTGLQLVLVNPGSEVTKKLNKSKFLDEIGHKWVYVTVEEAVGVCSSFMLHTQKANPMKDESEGLNNV from the exons ATGGGTAATGGTGACTATGATTCTTACTCTTCTGGTATGAACGTTGAGAGTGTTCACCGTGTGGCTATTCCGCCACCGCAACCGTTTTTCGAGTCTCTGAAATATTCTATGAAAGAGACTTTATTCCCGGATGATCCATTGAGAAAGTTCAAGAACCAACCAGCTTCTAAGAAGCTTGTGCTGGCTCTTCAACACTTTCTGCCCATTTTGGAGTGGGGTCCAAAATATACTCTTCCGTTCTTGAAGTCAGATCTTATTGCCGGGATCACCATTGCTAGTTTGGCTATTCCTCAAGGGATTAGTTATGCTAAGCTTGCGAATCTTCCTCCGATTCTTGGACTTT ATTCAAGCTTTATACCTCCGTTGATCTATGCGATGATGGGTAGCTCGAGGGATTTGGCGGTGGGAACTGTGGCGGTTGGATCGCTTCTGATGGCGTCGATGTTGGGTCGTGAAGTTAGTCCGACCGAGAATCCGACGCTGTTTCTTCACCTTGCTTTCACTGCTACATTCTTTGCAGGACTTCTACAATTATCACTGGGCCTCTTTAG GTTAGGTTTTATTGTGGATTTTCTATCACATGCAGCGATAGTAGGGTTCATGGGAGGAGCAGCTACAGTAGTTTGTCTCCAACAGCTAAAATCGATTTTAGGACTTGaaaaattcacacataaagcTGATGTTGTGTCAGTTATGAACTCTGTTTTTAGCCAAACTCACGAG TGGAGGTGGGAAAGTGCAGTGTTAGGATGTTGCTTTATTTTCTTCCTCCTTGTTACAAGATACTTC AGCAAACGACAACCCAAGTTCTTTTGGGTGTCAGCCATGGCGCCACTCACGTCGGTGATATTGGGAAGTATATTGGTTTATCTAACTCACGCTGAGAAACACGGCGTCCAAGTG ATAGGAAACTTGAAGAAGGGGCTAAATCCACCTTCAGCAACAGATTTAGTGTTTGTGTCACCTTATATGGGCACAGCCATCAAAACTGGACTCATCACTGGTATAATAGCTCTTGCA GAAGGAATAGCAGTAGGAAGAAGCTTTGCAATGTTCAAGAATTACCATATTGATGGCAATAAAGAAATGATAGCTATTGGCACCATGAATATTTTTGGCTCACTAACCTCTTGCTACCTCACAACAG GACCGTTTTCTCGTTCGGCTGTGAATTACAATGCTGGTTGCAAAACTGCTGCATCAAACATTGTAATGTCAATAGCAGTGATGTTGACATTGTTATTCCTAACACCTTTGTTCCATTACACACCTCTAGTGGTGTTATCCGCCATAATCGTATCTGCAATGCTTGGACTCATAGATTATCAAGCCGCAATCCATTTGTGGAAAATCGATAAATTTGATTTTCTAGTATGTTTCAGTGCGTATATTGGAGTTGTCTTTGGCAGTGTTGAAATTGGCTTAGTACTAGCA GTTGCAATATCTGTACTCAGAGTACTTTTATTTATAGCAAGGCCTAGAACATTTGTTTTAGGAAACATTCCGAATTCATCGGCATACAGAAACGTAGAACATTATCCAAATGCACATCATGTTCCTGGAATACTAATTCTTGAAATTGACGCGCCGATTTACTTTGCAAATGCAAGCTATTTAAGAGAGAG GATTACAAGGTGGATTAATGAAGAGGAAGAGAAAATCAAAGGTGCAGGAAGTACTAGTTTGCAGTATGTTATAGTGGATATGACAG CTGTTGCGAACATTGATACAAGTGGAATAAGCATGCTTGAAGAGTTCAAGAAGTCGGTTGACAGAACAGGACTACAA CTCGTTTTGGTCAATCCGGGAAGCGAGGTGACGAAGAAGCTGAACAAATCAAAGTTCCTAGATGAAATAGGACACAAATGGGTTTATGTGACAGTTGAAGAGGCTGTTGGAGTATGCAGCAGCTTCATGCTTCATACACAAAAGGCTAACCCCATGAAAGATGAATCAGAAGGTTTGAATAATGTGTGA